The window gtgcattcacccaagtgCCCACgacgaacacaaggggagttgatggacgcaGCCAACTCTCCGATCTGCCAACAACAACCTCTAGATATTATTCTAGAGAAGACAGGTGTAACccattattgttgatagtggaagtttgaaCTGGACTAGGTCTCATGGCTTTTCCTTTCGCATTAaagggttttccacgtaaaaattaTGGTGTccgatttattttttttgttgcatgagtttatttgtttattgctGCTAGTTGTTATTGCATATTTAATTTTGCACaaagaaatgatagaaaaattctagtgtttgttggaatattgtgaattcaccctAACAAGTGGTATGAAAGCCAAGTTGATTAGCAGTGGGATCTCTTGTATGAATTAAATGGAGGAGGCTGGCAATGGAATGATTAAACTCAGCttccaattattcaatttggaaTACTAGGATGAAGGATATTCTATATTGCAAAGAGTTGTTTGAGCTCATTGAATATAAGAGTTATAAGTCAGTTACTACAACTAAGGATGagtggaagaaattaaataggAAAACTATTGGACAGGTTAGGTAGTGGGTTGATCAGAGTGTCTTCCATCATGTAGCCAAGGAAGTTGATGTATATAGCCTTTGGTAGAAATTAGAGAGTCTTTATGAGATAAGACTGCACAGAATAAAGCCTTTATGATAAGAAGGCTTGTGAATTTAAAATACAAGTATGGTAATAGTGTCGTAGAGCATCTCGGTAATTTTCAGGGATTGTTGAATGAGTTGTCTACCATGAAGCTTGAGCTAGATGATGAGGTACAAACTTTACTTTTGTTGAGTTCCTTACCAGACAATTAGGAAACTTTGGTGGTATCCTTGAGTAATTCAACCTCAAATGGTGTGATAACTGTCAACATGGTAAAAGACAACATGTTTAATGAAGAGGCAAGAAGAAAAAAGTTAGGTATTTCCTCTAATACAGAAGCACTTGTTATAGAGAGACggagaaaaagtaaaagtagAAAACCTTCCAATAATTATAAGCGTGACAAGTCAAAAGGAAAGTCACAGTCCCGAAAAGagataaagtgtttttattgtGGTAAGTCAGTGCACATTAAAAGAGAGTGCAAAAAATTCAGAAGAGAACagtttaaaggaaaatgtgaagaataaaaagagGACAAAGACATTATAGCAGTTGCATCTGATGGTGATACGATCATTGCTTGTGATAATATGTGTGTAAACTTTGCATGCTAGGATTCCACTTAGGTGGTTGATACAATAGCGTCGTTTCATATCACTGCACGTAGAGATTTCTTATCTTCCTACACCAATGGCAATTTTGGCTGGGTTAGGATGGGAAATGAATTAAAATGTGAAATTGTTGGCATGGGAGATGTAGAGCTAGAAACTAGCATTGGGTGCAAATTGGTTTTGAAAGATGTTAGACATGTTCCTGAAATGAGCTTTAGTTTGATCTCTGTTGGGAAGCTTGATGATAAGGGCTACCATAGTCGCCTTGGAAATGGTAAGTGGAAGCTTACTAAGGGTTCTCTTGTTTTAGCTAAGGGGAAGAAAAACAATACTCTCCATAAGACAGAAGTGAGACTAGTCAAGGAAAATGTGAACATTGTTGAGAATGAAGCCTCTATTGAGCTATGACATAAGCGGCTTGGTCACATAAGTGAAAATTGACTTAGGTTCTTGCTATAAAGAAGTTTCTACCAGTTAAAGGTACATCATTATTACCTTGTACACATTACATGTCTGGAAAGTAAAGTAGAGTTGCATTTCGTAGATTTCCTTCACGTAGAAAACCAGATATTCTTGATTTAGTTCACACTTATATTTGTACTATGCAAAGTAATACTCTTAGTGGTGCACTTTATTATgtgacttttattgatgatcattcaaGAAAAGTGTAGGCATATGCTTTGAAATCTAAAGACTAGGTACTTGAtgtattcaaatattttcatgtgAAGGTTGAGAGGCAAACTGACAATTAGTTAAAATCTGTCAGAGCAAACAATGGTGGTGAATATAGGGGGCCATTTGAGCAATATTGCAAAATTCATGGCATCAAGCTTAAGAAGACGGTTCATAAGACCCCGCAGCAAAATGGTGTAGCTGAGAGAATGAATAGAACCATCTGTGATAGAATCAGGTGTATGTTCTCTCATGCAAAATTGCCTAAGTCTTTTTGGGGTGAGGCCGTGAGGACAACCATGGATTTGATTAATCTGTCTCCATCATATTCTTTAGAGGGTGATATTCCAGGGAGGGTTTGGACAAgaaattttgtttcctttgagcACTTGAGAGTGTTTGGCTACAAGacatttgttcatgttcctaGAGACAAGCGGTCCAACCTTGATAGCAAGACTAAATAGTATATCCTCCTGGGTTATTCAAATGAAGAGTTTGGGTACAGGTTATGGGATCCggctatcaaaaaaattataagaagtAGAGACGTTGTCTTCTTTAAAGATCAAATCATTGAAGTCTTGGATCAAGATAAGAAGCTAAAGTCTTTCAGTGAAGAACACGTTGATTTGGGTACAATATCTCCTAACTTTATGGGACATGATGAACACAGGGAAGTTGTGCAAGAAGAACATGTTGATATAGTTTACAGAAATGATGAGTCTGCAGTTGATGATGTAGAAGAAAATCTTACAGTTTAGAATGATGGCCTAGAATAGCAGCAAAAACAAGCTACTTTAGAGTTGCCTACTGAAACACAGTTAAGAAGATCTACTAGAGAGTGCCAACCTTCTAGAAGGTATACTAGTGATGAGTATTTGTTGCTTTCTTATTGGGGAGAGccaaaaaattatcaagaagTTCTATTGCATGACGAGAAAAAAGAGTGGTTGAGAGCTATgtatgaagagatgaaatcctTGCATAAGAACAACATTTATGAATTGATGGAGTCCTAAGGGTAGGAGAGCATTGAAGAATAAATGGGTGCTGAAAAGGAACCTTGAACCAAACAGATCATAGCCAAGGTACAAGGCAATATTGGTTGTGAAGGATTTTAGTCAGAAGAaatgcattgactttgaagAGATTTTCTCGCCCGTAGTTAAGATGTCTTCGATTCGAGTTGTGTTCGGTTTGGCTTCCAGTATGAATCTAGAGATTGAACAACTTGATATGAAGACTGTTTTCCTCCATGGTGACTTAGAGGAGGAAatatatatggagcaaccaaAAGGGTTTACAATCAAAGGCAAGGAAGCCTTAGTGTGTCGACTGAAGAAGAGCTTGTATGGTCTCAAGCAGGCACCGAGACGGTACAAGAAATTTGATTCCTTCATGGTTGAGCATAGGTATGATAAAACTATTTCTAACCATTATGTGTTTGTGAAGAAATTCTCTGATGGtgaatttattattcttttgctatatgtggatgacatgttgaTTGTTGGTTGTGATACTGGTAAAATTGATAAACTGAAAAAAGAGTTGAGCAAGtcatttgaaatgaaagacttaGGGTCTACAAGTCAAATTCTTGGTATAAAGATTTCTTGAGATAAGACGAATGGAAAATAGTGGCTATCTCAAGAAATCGATATTGAGAAGGTTTTAGACAAGTTCAACATGCGCAAAGCAAAACCAGAGAGTTCTCCACTTGGAAGTCATCTAAAGCTAAGTTCCAAACAAAATCTTTcaagtgagaaagaaaaaaaagaaatgtgaaAGATGCCCTATACATCAGTCGTGAGTAGCTTGATGTATGCCATGGTGTGCACGAGGCCTGATATTGTTCATGTTGTTAAAGTTGTCAGCAGGTTCCTTTCTAATCTTGGCAAAACACACTGGGTTGTAGTGAAATGGATTCTCAAGTATCCGATGGATACTTCTAAGACATGTTTATGTTTTGGGACTGACAAACCTGTTCTTGTAGGATGCACAGATACAGATATGGTTGGGGATGTTGATTCCAGAAAGTCTATTTCTAGTTATTTGATCACTTTTTTAGGGGGAACAGTGTCATGGCAATCAAGGTTACAGAAATGTGTTGCTTTGTCAACCACGAAGGCTAAGTATATTGCTATCACTGAAGCTAGCAATGAATTACTGTGGATGAAGAAGTTCCTACAAAAATTGGGTCTACAGCAAGAAAGGTATCTACTCTATTGTGATAGTCAGAATGTTATTCATCTAAGTAAGAATCCTACTTTTCACTCTAGATCCATGCATATTTACATGAGATATCATTGGATTCATGATGCACTAGAGATGAAATTGTTTTGCCTTGAGAAAATCCATACTGATGAGAATGGATCAgatatgatgacaaaaccaataCCTACAGAGAAAGTACAATTTTGTAGAAAGCAAGCAGGCTTGGTAGAGCTCCTCACATAGTCGAGAGGAGAAGATTTGTTGGGTTTCCTCGTATGTGAGGGAGTGGGTCCCATAGGATTGGGGACCAAGTcagttacattaaaaaaaaaaaaaatcgggaaaagaaaaaaaaaacagagagaaaaaaaaacgcatcttcccagatttcatcaacaaGTCGATCCCACTTCATTTGTGGTCCGattgagttgaaatttggagAAGAGGTTTGAAACTCGAGTAGCTAGAATCTGAACGGTGGAGATCAAATTTTGAGCTCGAGAACTAGTGTTACTGCCTGTGAACAATAACGACATTTTTAGTatactttctccaatttttctttgttttttttttcaagagagaTCGTATAATTCAAGGCTATATGTGCTCTTGATGTATTTGGCAGCCTCTAGAGATTATTCAAGAGAAGACATGTGTAATCCATTATTGTCGATAGTGGAAGTTTGAACTGGACTAGGTCCCGTGGTGTTTTCCTTCGCATTAGATAgatttccatgtaaaaattctggtgtctgatttatttttctgttgcatgagtttatttatttatttattaatgctAGTTTCTATTGCTTATTTAATTTTGCACAAAGAAATTGTAGAAAAATTATGGTGCTTgttggaatattgtgaattcaccctAACAAACAACCTCTAATTCATCATCGTCAACGAAGCAATTACAATTCTTCCTCTTCATTGTTGTTCGAAGGCTTCTCCAATTGAAATTCAAATCCACAAGAAACTATTCTCAACTAAAGAAGTGAACACGGGGATGGATGACAGAAAAAGAGAGGCAGAGAGTAGCGGGAAGCGAAATCTTGAAAGTAGTCTCATTTCCGTTGCAAAATTGCAATCATTataatacattttaaataatatatattagatttaGTTACTAAAAACGTTTCTAAGAGCAGAGATTAGAAAGCCAAAAAAACTTTGAAAGAAATAacgttaaaattttaataaatatatatattcaggatatttaaaaacatttataataccttttttttctatcttatttttcaaattatttaaataaaatagaataaattttcttctttttttttctcttttcttagtatttttcaagAATCCACCATATCCtaaatagttttcattatttatttgggAGCTAGAATAAAgctaaattttgtttaataataaatcaaCATATAAATAActcattatttataataaattatataattaaaataaaaaacttaataataaatgtggTAAATTTATAAGAAGTATActaaaagttttgaaataaataatttatactcatttttaagtatttatattcACCTTTGAAATAggtaatgattaaaaaatagtcattgaaaaataataataataataataatatttcattttaaatgaatttaaaaataaataaaatttaattttttaacacataaatGAGTTAAGTCTTTTATTATATGTACacatttattctatttttttcaccAACAAAGTATTCTAAAGTgctttaataataatttttaggttTCACCAGCTTAGATTAAACATAGGATATGATAAGTAACGTGATACCTTACCCTACCTCATTACCAACCAAACAtaggataaaatataatattctttattattttatcttatacaATATCCGGCCAACCAAAAAGGAGGATGACACTCTACtcttaaaagatgaaaaattagGGTTCCATTGACCATGTTTTCtgaatattgttttaaaaagttgtttttaagttcaagaaaaaaaaattatttttgagtgttttatgaaaatgaaagtgTTTAgcaattctttttaaataaaaaacaaaaaacttatttgtaaaaattatttttatatataaaatataatttgatttagaattatttgtttaatgaagaatttagaaaaaaaaaataaagaaatttagaaaagcAAGATTGGTATTAAATggtgaaaagagaaaaagaatcaTATCataatcacttttatttatttttttatggtttttttttttatgttttgtttcatttttaataaccAGTGAAAATAActtctacttattttttaaaaattgttatctatttcactttattttttaaaattgttctcaaagAACAACGACCAAACAGGTTATTTAgcaactaaaatatataaataaacaaaaaagggaaaggaaattttatttaaaaaattgatggCAAAATTTAGCAAAGAAGCAATTGACTAGGATACTTCATCCTCCTACCATTCCTAACTTTTCTCTAATTCTTAgtcatttctatttctatttctcCTCAAACATATTCGACTTCAAACGCAGTCCAAACCACCTcttccaaaatatatatatatatatatttgcagaCACATTTAGAAACCAaatcttttatcttttacaaaataaatgtaATCACTTGTTCCACACCGGTTCCGGCGTGTTATAAATGACACTTTAATCTTAAAAAGTGAGATTAGCAATACCTTGTTCTAAATTGGTTGTAGTGGCCCATGTTCCCATACTAGTTTAAAATGGGTCTTTTCTCTGAGCCATTTTCTATGGCACAAAGTCATCTTGGGCCAAATTTGATCCATTTACATCCCCAAgagtagggatggcaacggggcggggcACCCCCCTCCCAACCCCTTCCCGTTTATTTAAAGCAATTCTCATCCCCgtcctatttaaaaaattaaatgggacgCAACTGGCCGGGCCGGGCCGAGCAGGTATGCTACATTCTCATACCcgccccgtttaactttttatttaattttaattttaattttttttaaattacttttaaaatttttaattatattaaaataaatatattttataaataattaaattattatattttttataacttattttattaaaaataatttattattatctatatattaaaaataataaaataaaaattaaattaaattcttatacAATATCCTACCAACCAAAAAGGAGGATGACACTCTACtcttaaaagatgaaaaattagGGTTCCATTGACCATGTTTTCtgaatattgttttaaaaagttgtttttaagttcaagaacaaaaaattatttttgagtgttttatgaaaatgaaagtgTTTAgcaattctttttaaataaaaaacaaaaaacttatttgtaaaaattatttttatatataaaatataatttgatttagaattatttgtttaatgaagaatttagaaaaaaaaaataaagaaatttagaaaagcAAGATTGGTATTAAATggtgaaaagagaaaaagaatcaTATCataatcacttttatttatttttttatggttttttttttatgttttgtttcatttttaataaccAGTGAAAATAActtctacttattttttaaaaattgttatctatttcactttattttttaaaattgttctcaaagAACAACGACCAAACAGGTTATTTAgcaactaaaatatataaataaacaaaaaagggaaaggaaattttatttgaaaaattgatggCAAAATTTAGCAAAGAAGAAATTGACTAGGATACTTCATCCTCCTACCATTCCTAACTTTTCTCTAATTCTTAgtcatttctatttctatttctcCTCAAACATATTCGACTTCAAACGCAGTCCAAACCACCTcttccaaaatatatatatatatatatatatatatatatatatatatatatatatatatatatatatatatatttgcagaCACATTTAGAAACCAaatcttttatcttttacaaaataaatgtaATCACTTGTTCCACACCGGTTCCGGCGTGTTATGAATGACACTTTAATCTTAAAAAGTGAGATTAGCAATACCTTGTTCTAAATTGGTTGTAGTGGCCCATGTTCCCATACTAGTTTAAAATGGGTCTTTTCTCTGAGCCATTTTCTATGGCACAAAGTCATCTTGGGCCAAATTTAATCCATTTACATCCCCAAgagtagggatggcaacggggcgggcgCCCCCCTCCCAACCCCGTCCCGTTTATTTAAAGCAATTCCCATCCccatcccatttaaaaaattaaatgggacgGGACGGGTCGGGCCGGGCCGGGCGGGTATGCTACATTCCCATACccccgtttaactttttatttaattttaattttaattttttttaaattacttttaaaatttttaattatattaaataaatatattttataaatattaaattattatattttttataacttattttattaaaaataatttattattatctatatattaaaaataataaaataaaaattaaattaaattaaatttaaattttaaattaaattaaattttaaatttaattttatatataatcggggcgAGGCGGAGCAATACCCAAACCCGCCCCGGGtttcaaaaaaaatctcaaatccgTCCCATACCCGTTTAGGAAAATAATatcccgtcccattaggggcggggcggggcgggtacccgaaatgacccaccccattgccatccctaccCAAGAGTGCGTTGCATGCTTTCAACCTTATCCTTGAATCTCCCATGCACCCTCccaataaacaatttttttttttttaaaaaaaaaaaaagaaattagacgAAGTATGAGAAAAGATGGTAAGATACATTGATAATAACGTTGTGACACTagaaaaatgaagtaaatgaaTCCTCCATTATTGTATGTATTATTAATCGTACAATATAGATATGCTTgcttaattaaatttagtagGCCTTCAAAATGTAAACATGATCAAAATTTGTTAGTCCTTTGaagcttttttgtttttctttcctttgtaatcTAAACAACTTGACATTATTTAACCACAAACACCATATCAAGGTACCaaaaagatataattaattaggTGAAGTCACATATACATCTTTTGATTCCACATTGTAAAACCCGAGTTCTATCTTATTGGTTTGTACTAATATACTTTGATTCCACGTGGCTCTcgtattatataatataatacacCTTTCACCACACATACAGcattaatttaagttaatttaattattgtCATGCATACAacatcttaatttattttttatcctttcattatattatatatatatatatatatataattcattataacttttataataatattaaatttttgataattttgcaTTTcacatattattaaataattgttttaattaatgGTATGCTCTCTTGAATTTTGGttctaaaagtttttaatttttaaaattttgagactTAATTAAACAATGactaatttagaaataaattatataattatattagattgtgttctatttaattatttacattaattgaatttatttttagctttaaatttatattttactagtagtgtcatttttatataatagataattttaaataaaaacaaaatcttattACTTTTAGACTGTATTTGTTTGTCAAAAAAttcctagaaaaaaaatattaataaaaataattttcttatatttgatttttaccatgaaacaaaaaaataataataattgactttaaacctattttttattttttatttttaaatacttttttctttttatttattctattttcttccCCTCATCCCATaacaccaaaaatgaaaaatgagggCCTTTCTGGTTGCTATTATATGAGACATAAAAGCAAGGAAGCATGGTTAATCAACATGACGATGAATGGAATCATACCAGCATAGATTAAAGCATGGTTATTCTATTTTCTTCCCCTCATCCCATaacaccaaaaatgaaaaatgagtgTTTTAGTCATAATTTTTAGGTTTCATGGACATAGATTCAATTTATTCAAGTTGTAGTTTTAatcttttatgtaaaaataagtacttattttatagttttaaaaatttatattaacattataaaatctaaggaagtaaaaaaaaaattatattttatacttttaGGAAAGAATTTAAAGTTACGTTTGATTCCagaaaaatttaaggaaaaatgttaggaaaaaaaataaaataaaaaataaaataaaaattattaaattatttttatttattacttcaaacttattttaattgttttaacttatcaatataaaaattaaataatttaaaaatatataaatttttaactaattttaattatatttaattttctttgaatttttttttataataatcaaatatgataaaatcatttttttttaatttttttcttttgtaaccAAAAAATTACAAACTTTTTACTAAGTTTTTGTTCCataaaaaaatgcattattatttatttcttttcaaaaatgaaactaataaaGTATGTCATGTGAATTTTAATTGCTCTTAGACATTAAGGAAAAAGCTgaaaattaataactaaaatttctgaatatatatatataaacaaaaaagggaaagaaaatttaaaaaaaaaaaaattaatagcaaAATTTAGTAAAAAGGAAATTGAGTCGGATACTTCATGCTCTTGGAGCCacaatgaagagaaagagttgTAGTCCTTGCGACTCTCTCGTGAGCTTGTTTGACGATGATGAATTGGAGGTTTCTAAAATCCTGTTCGAAATTCCTCGGATAATCTTCCAATCTGACAATCGCAATCGTCTTTTAGTCGCTTGGGGCGTTAGGAAGAGAAGATCTGCCATTGATCCTGACTTATATCCGCCTTCTGTTCCTTCATCGTCGTCGCCTCATCTTCCCAGTTCTTGTGTGGGTCCGACTTGTGACGATGATGATCCTCCAGCGAAGGTTGAACCTTCCAGCCCTGCCACGCCTCTCTCCTTCTCCCCCAGCGAATCTGATGGCAAGTCTAAGCGCTATAAGAAGAGTGTTTCATCTAAAAAGGTATCTTTCTCAAATCTCCGATTTCCGATTTCTCATTCGTTTTGCTGTGTGTTTTTTTTGGGtagtttccttttttattttccgaTTTTTGTTTTCAGTTCTTGATATTTGAAATACTATGTTACCCATGTCCTGTTCCTGTATTTGAccgttattattattcttattttaaatttctgaaaaaaaaaaaaaactgacatCTTTGCGACTACTTTTCTTGTTGTCCAGAAGAAGGAAATTTTGTTGAAGATGATTGAGGATTTGACTCATCAGAAAGAGTTCCTAAAGACGGTGACTCATCAGAAGAAGGAGACTCTTGGACCGGAACTAGTTGCGCCGTTGGATCTCAACCTCAGTATTGCTCTGAACGCTGATACCACACAACTAAAGAGGGCTGCAGCTGCTCAGGCCAGGAAGAAGAGGCTTCAGATTTACAAAGTGAAGAAATCCAAAGGCTGTTCAGGTCCCTCTATCCTCTCTTTTGGATAGCGGTTCAAAATTGATTCATCTCTTCAATGGAAGTTTTATTTTCCCGGAATTTTTATGATGGATTCAATCTCTGATACAATAGATATACCTTTGTTGTTATATTTCATCTCTTCAACAAATTTAGTAATAAGCAGGATATTGCGAATGTCGAGCGGTTCTACAAGCAGTTGAAAGCTCTCAACTCAGAATTAAAGGCAAAAAAACAACAGGTACTTTGAAATAAAACCTTCTcctttttttaaggttttttttctcctcctGTTGAACTTTTCTGAAGTGGGATctaaactaaattgaattttattttggtgaTTACAGTTGAATCTTGATACGGCAATAACCGAAGCCAGAGTGGAGAGCAGAGAGCAAGACCATCATCAACAGCCACTGCCACTCCTCCTTCACGACTCTGCCCCAGCCAGTGCTTTGGTGGCCAACCCTATGGGCCCACGTGTTATACCTGATCTCAACGTCTCCCCGGAGGAGACTCTTGGACCGGAACTAGTTGCGTCGTTGGATCTCAACCTCAGTATTGCTCTGAACGCTGATACCACACAACTGAATAGGGCTGCAGCTGCTCAGGCCAGGAAGAAGAGGCTTCAAATTTACAAAGTGAAGAAACCCAAAGGCGGTTCAAGTCCCTCTATCCTCTCGCTTGGTTAGCGGTTCAAAATTGGTTCATCTCTTCAATGgaagttttattttcttggaatttttatgATGGATCCAATCTCTGATAGAATAGATATACCTTTGTTGTTATATTTCATCTCTTCAACAAATTTAGTAATAAGCAGGatacaaatcaatttttgatGTTATAATTCTTGAATGTACAGTGACTGTCGCAATGCAACAATGTAAACTTGTTTTAccattcaattattaattttggtgTTGCTCTGCTATTTCATCTGTGCTTATATATAGAAGACATGGGGCCATAGCAGTTGAGCATAGCGGTGAATGAAGAGTGGCAATGAGTGTTGACTGTTGAGGATGGAATATGAAAAAGGGATCcttatgttttctcatattccaTGGACTTTTGTTCTGATTTGtcaaagacaaaataaaactCTGGATTAAAATATGCGGTACAAGTGAGTCCCTCACCAAACAAGCTCGTGAAAGCTATAAATAAGAAGGGCACAATACAAGTTGTTTAAGAAATTGACTGCTTGTTACTTAAATAAACATCCATATCGTATCGTTTAAATGTGGACGTGAAAAACTGATGATTGCATAGAAA is drawn from Vitis riparia cultivar Riparia Gloire de Montpellier isolate 1030 chromosome 18, EGFV_Vit.rip_1.0, whole genome shotgun sequence and contains these coding sequences:
- the LOC117907281 gene encoding uncharacterized protein LOC117907281; protein product: MKRKSCSPCDSLVSLFDDDELEVSKILFEIPRIIFQSDNRNRLLVAWGVRKRRSAIDPDLYPPSVPSSSSPHLPSSCVGPTCDDDDPPAKVEPSSPATPLSFSPSESDGKSKRYKKSVSSKKKKEILLKMIEDLTHQKEFLKTVTHQKKETLGPELVAPLDLNLSIALNADTTQLKRAAAAQARKKRLQIYKVKKSKGCSGPSILSFG